From Eleftheria terrae, the proteins below share one genomic window:
- the queF gene encoding preQ(1) synthase codes for MPPNPPSAPSKELHVFDNPAPQRDYVIQFQIPEFTCHCPLTGQPDFAHFTIDYIADQLCIELKSLKMYMWSFRNEGAFHEKVTNDILDDIVKTIRPRYARIVAKWYVRGGIYTNVVAEHRLPGWEPQPLVQLPQHEAESGMLR; via the coding sequence ATGCCGCCCAACCCGCCGTCGGCCCCGTCCAAAGAGCTGCATGTGTTCGACAACCCGGCGCCGCAGCGCGACTACGTGATCCAGTTCCAGATCCCGGAGTTCACCTGCCATTGCCCGCTGACCGGCCAGCCCGACTTCGCGCACTTCACCATCGACTACATCGCCGACCAGCTCTGCATCGAGCTGAAGAGCCTGAAGATGTACATGTGGAGCTTCCGCAACGAGGGCGCCTTCCACGAGAAGGTCACCAACGACATCCTGGACGACATCGTCAAGACCATCCGCCCGCGCTATGCGCGCATCGTCGCCAAGTGGTACGTGCGGGGTGGCATCTACACCAACGTGGTGGCCGAGCACCGCCTGCCCGGCTGGGAACCGCAGCCGCTGGTGCAGCTGCCCCAGCACGAGGCCGAGTCCGGCATGCTGCGCTGA
- the smc gene encoding chromosome segregation protein SMC, whose product MRLNSIKLSGFKSFAEPTHFQLPGQLVGVVGPNGCGKSNIMDAVRWVLGESKASELRGESMQDVIFNGSGNRKPSSRASVELVFSNEDARAGGQWNQFAEIAVKRVLTRDGTSSYFINNQPVRRRDVQDVFLGTGLGPRAYAIIGQGTISRIIESKPEELRMFLEEAAGVSKYKERRRETENRLKDTRENLTRVEDILRELNANLEKLERQAEVAARYRHLQEQGTLKLHQLWFLKHRDAASEEERVRKEVLEATNALESRLAELRHVEAELETIRQAHYQASDELHAAQGALAEASLEVSRLEERIRYVVEGRQRVQQRLAELRAQNEQWAARRAQAEAELETIAEQIAVAEERSEILAAQAEEESANLPNHDDAVRAASQKANQQRTVAAGVQQQIQLLAAESRSVDEQSRQFNLRRERLVTESKGLAAPDEGRLAELSRQHEQASEAQAIAEERLHELTEQVPQLDDDRRRKQEQVNAESAKQADLAARLEALRALQEKVQTEGKLKPWLAKHGLEGLQGLWTRVHIEPGWETALESALRERMNALEVGRIDTVRAFAGDPPPAKLAFYTPPAAGITNSHQTLARLSEMLRLGDAGLKALLNDWLEGVYTAASLEQALAERGKLTHGEVIMTREGHAVSQFAVSFYAPDSEQAGMLQRAQEIENLERQVRAQALIAEDSRTALVRAEAAYTDASQRLAAARREAAELQGRNHQLQVEVLRLTQQAEQAGARRGQIQEELSEIDAQLEELNERRATGEARFEELDLALATEQERHAELEEAVIQAERRLAQAREQLRSLEREAQEAQFSARALAARRGELQRSIETAAQQIATNEQSAAQLQSELDSFNDQAAQAGLQEALALKMEREVALAAKRSEYDDLSLRLRRAEEQRMEFERSQQPLRDRITKLQLEQQAASLGGAQFMEQLTAAGVDLEALARSIEDGGVKLYGLQGEIDRINRDIAALGAVNLAALDELTAARERKSFLDAQSADLNEAITTLEDAIYKIDLETRDLLKKTFDFVNEHFGRMFPSLFGGGTARLMMTGDEILDAGVQVMAQPPGKKNSTIHLLSGGEKALTAIALVFAIFQLNPAPFCLLDEVDAPLDDANTERYANLVKSMSSGTQFLFISHNKIAMEMAEQLIGVTMQEQGVSRIVAVDMESALGMAEAA is encoded by the coding sequence ATGCGCCTGAATTCCATCAAGCTGTCCGGCTTCAAGTCGTTTGCCGAGCCGACCCATTTCCAGCTGCCAGGGCAACTGGTCGGCGTGGTGGGGCCCAACGGCTGTGGCAAGTCCAACATCATGGATGCGGTGCGCTGGGTGCTGGGCGAGTCCAAGGCCTCGGAGCTGCGCGGCGAGTCCATGCAGGACGTGATCTTCAACGGCTCGGGCAACCGCAAGCCGTCGAGCCGGGCCAGCGTGGAGCTGGTCTTCAGCAACGAGGACGCGCGGGCCGGCGGGCAGTGGAACCAGTTCGCCGAGATCGCCGTGAAGCGCGTGCTGACGCGCGACGGCACGTCCAGCTACTTCATCAACAACCAGCCGGTGCGCAGGCGCGACGTGCAGGACGTCTTCCTCGGCACCGGCCTGGGCCCGCGGGCCTACGCCATCATCGGCCAGGGCACCATCAGCCGCATCATCGAGTCCAAGCCCGAGGAACTGCGCATGTTCCTCGAAGAGGCGGCCGGCGTCTCCAAGTACAAGGAACGCCGGCGCGAGACCGAGAACCGGCTGAAGGACACGCGCGAGAATCTGACCCGGGTCGAGGACATCCTGCGCGAGCTGAACGCCAACCTGGAGAAGCTCGAACGCCAGGCCGAGGTTGCCGCGCGCTACCGCCACCTGCAGGAGCAGGGCACGCTGAAGCTGCACCAGCTGTGGTTCCTGAAGCACCGCGATGCCGCCAGCGAGGAAGAGCGGGTGCGCAAGGAGGTGCTGGAGGCCACCAATGCGCTCGAGTCGCGGCTGGCCGAGCTGCGCCATGTGGAGGCCGAGCTGGAGACCATCCGGCAGGCCCACTACCAGGCCAGCGACGAGCTGCATGCCGCCCAGGGCGCGCTGGCCGAGGCCAGCCTGGAGGTGAGCCGGCTGGAGGAGCGCATTCGCTACGTGGTCGAAGGCCGGCAGCGGGTGCAGCAGCGCCTGGCCGAGTTGCGCGCCCAGAACGAGCAGTGGGCCGCGCGGCGGGCGCAGGCCGAGGCCGAGCTGGAGACCATCGCCGAGCAGATCGCGGTGGCCGAGGAGCGCTCCGAGATCCTCGCCGCCCAGGCGGAGGAAGAGTCGGCCAACCTGCCCAACCATGACGATGCGGTGCGGGCTGCCAGCCAGAAGGCCAACCAGCAGCGCACGGTGGCGGCCGGCGTGCAGCAGCAGATCCAGTTGCTGGCGGCCGAGTCGCGCAGCGTGGATGAGCAGTCGCGCCAGTTCAACCTGCGCCGCGAGCGGCTGGTGACCGAGAGCAAGGGCCTGGCGGCGCCGGACGAAGGCCGGCTGGCCGAGCTGAGCCGGCAGCACGAGCAGGCCTCGGAGGCGCAGGCCATTGCCGAGGAACGCCTGCACGAGCTGACCGAGCAGGTGCCCCAGCTCGACGATGACCGCCGCCGCAAGCAGGAGCAGGTCAATGCCGAGTCGGCCAAGCAGGCCGACCTGGCAGCGCGGCTCGAAGCGCTGCGCGCATTGCAGGAGAAGGTGCAGACCGAAGGCAAGCTCAAGCCCTGGCTGGCCAAGCACGGGCTGGAAGGCCTGCAGGGCCTGTGGACCCGCGTGCACATCGAGCCCGGCTGGGAAACCGCGCTGGAGTCGGCGCTGCGCGAGCGGATGAACGCGCTGGAGGTGGGCCGCATCGACACCGTGCGCGCCTTCGCTGGCGACCCGCCGCCGGCCAAGCTGGCCTTCTACACGCCGCCCGCCGCCGGCATCACCAACAGCCACCAGACGCTGGCCCGGCTGTCCGAGATGCTGCGGCTGGGTGACGCCGGGCTGAAGGCGCTGCTCAACGACTGGCTGGAAGGCGTCTACACCGCCGCCTCGCTGGAGCAGGCACTGGCCGAGCGCGGCAAGCTCACGCATGGCGAGGTCATCATGACCCGCGAAGGCCATGCGGTGTCGCAGTTCGCGGTGAGCTTCTATGCGCCTGATTCGGAGCAGGCCGGCATGCTGCAGCGGGCCCAGGAGATCGAGAACCTGGAACGCCAGGTGAGGGCGCAGGCGCTCATCGCCGAAGACTCGCGCACGGCCCTGGTGCGTGCCGAAGCCGCCTATACCGACGCCTCGCAACGGCTGGCCGCGGCTCGCCGCGAGGCGGCCGAGCTGCAGGGGCGCAACCACCAGCTGCAGGTCGAGGTGCTGAGGCTCACGCAGCAGGCCGAGCAGGCCGGCGCGCGCCGCGGCCAGATCCAGGAAGAGCTGAGCGAGATCGACGCCCAGCTGGAAGAGCTGAACGAGCGCCGCGCCACCGGCGAGGCCCGCTTCGAGGAACTCGACCTGGCCCTGGCGACCGAGCAGGAGCGCCATGCCGAGCTGGAGGAGGCGGTGATCCAGGCCGAGCGCCGGCTGGCGCAGGCCCGCGAGCAGCTGCGCTCGCTGGAGCGCGAGGCGCAGGAGGCACAGTTCTCGGCCCGCGCCCTGGCCGCGCGCCGCGGCGAGCTGCAGCGCTCGATCGAGACCGCGGCCCAGCAGATCGCCACCAACGAGCAGAGCGCCGCACAGCTGCAGTCGGAGCTGGACAGCTTCAACGACCAGGCGGCGCAGGCCGGGCTGCAGGAGGCGCTGGCGCTGAAGATGGAGCGCGAGGTGGCGCTCGCCGCCAAGCGCAGCGAGTACGACGATCTCTCGCTGCGGCTGCGCCGGGCCGAGGAGCAACGCATGGAGTTCGAGCGCAGCCAGCAGCCGCTGCGCGATCGCATCACCAAGCTGCAGCTGGAGCAGCAGGCCGCGTCGCTCGGTGGCGCGCAGTTCATGGAGCAGCTGACGGCCGCCGGGGTGGACCTGGAGGCGCTGGCGCGCAGCATCGAGGACGGCGGCGTCAAGCTCTACGGCCTGCAAGGCGAGATCGATCGCATCAACCGCGACATCGCTGCGCTTGGCGCCGTCAACCTTGCGGCGCTCGACGAGCTGACCGCCGCGCGCGAGCGCAAGAGCTTCCTCGATGCGCAGTCGGCCGACCTGAACGAGGCCATCACCACGCTGGAAGACGCGATCTACAAGATCGACCTGGAGACGCGCGACCTGCTGAAGAAGACCTTCGACTTCGTCAACGAGCACTTCGGCCGCATGTTCCCCTCGCTGTTCGGCGGCGGCACGGCCCGGCTCATGATGACGGGCGATGAAATCCTGGATGCCGGCGTGCAGGTGATGGCGCAGCCGCCGGGCAAGAAGAACAGCACCATCCACCTGCTGTCCGGCGGCGAGAAGGCCTTGACGGCCATCGCGCTGGTGTTCGCCATCTTCCAGCTCAATCCGGCGCCGTTCTGCCTGCTGGACGAGGTGGACGCACCGCTGGACGATGCCAACACCGAGCGCTATGCCAACCTGGTCAAGAGCATGTCCAGCGGCACGCAGTTCCTCTTCATCTCGCACAACAAGATCGCGATGGAGATGGCCGAACAGCTGATCGGCGTGACCATGCAGGAGCAGGGTGTCTCGCGCATCGTCGCGGTCGACATGGAATCCGCGCTCGGCATGGCCGAGGCGGCATGA
- a CDS encoding cell division protein ZipA C-terminal FtsZ-binding domain-containing protein has translation MSSLQVALAVLGGLVLAGVVAHGAWQSRKAGGRQPLVRSPKEAPPAIEPTFDVGQPAGPQPEDAGRDEHPSIPPLIPALPVRRQHGVRLDPLIDAMASLVVDNRVSGDNVLAHLPPTRRAGSKPFFIEGLNEATGEWEAPQPGHTYREFQAGVQLANRTGALNEIEYSEFVQKVQAFADGLGASADFPDMLDEVARARELDQFAGQHDAQLACHLRARGAAWTVSYIQQHATRHGFVPGVVPGRLVLPAREEGAPPVLTLQFDPQAAFAEDPNLVAVRNVTLSFDVPQTAPSEAPFEAWQASAQALALGMEAAVVDDNHQPLSAAGFENIGRELQQLYRTLEERGLPAGSPAARRVFS, from the coding sequence ATGAGCAGCTTGCAAGTGGCATTGGCCGTTCTGGGCGGGCTGGTGCTCGCCGGGGTGGTGGCGCACGGCGCCTGGCAGTCGCGCAAGGCCGGCGGCCGGCAGCCGCTGGTGCGCTCGCCCAAGGAAGCGCCGCCGGCCATCGAGCCGACCTTCGACGTGGGCCAGCCCGCCGGGCCGCAGCCGGAGGACGCGGGGAGGGACGAGCACCCGTCCATCCCGCCGCTGATCCCCGCGCTGCCGGTACGCCGGCAGCACGGCGTGCGGCTCGACCCGCTGATCGACGCGATGGCCTCGCTGGTGGTCGACAACCGCGTCAGCGGCGACAACGTGCTGGCCCACCTGCCACCCACCCGGCGTGCCGGCAGCAAGCCGTTCTTCATCGAAGGGCTGAACGAGGCCACCGGCGAATGGGAGGCTCCGCAGCCGGGGCACACCTACCGCGAGTTCCAGGCCGGCGTGCAACTGGCCAACCGCACCGGCGCGCTCAACGAGATCGAGTACTCGGAGTTCGTGCAGAAGGTGCAGGCCTTTGCCGATGGCCTTGGCGCGTCGGCCGACTTTCCCGACATGCTCGACGAGGTGGCCCGCGCCCGCGAGCTGGACCAGTTCGCCGGGCAGCACGACGCGCAGCTGGCCTGCCACCTGCGGGCGCGCGGTGCCGCCTGGACGGTGTCCTACATCCAGCAGCACGCCACCCGGCACGGCTTCGTGCCGGGCGTGGTGCCTGGGCGGCTGGTGCTGCCGGCGCGGGAAGAGGGGGCACCGCCGGTGCTGACGCTGCAGTTCGACCCTCAGGCGGCCTTCGCCGAGGACCCCAACCTGGTGGCGGTGCGGAATGTGACGCTGTCCTTCGATGTGCCGCAGACCGCGCCTTCGGAGGCCCCCTTCGAGGCTTGGCAGGCCAGCGCGCAGGCGCTGGCGCTGGGCATGGAGGCGGCGGTGGTGGACGACAACCACCAGCCGCTCAGCGCGGCCGGCTTCGAGAACATCGGCCGCGAGCTGCAGCAGCTGTACCGCACCCTGGAGGAGCGGGGCCTGCCAGCCGGTTCGCCGGCCGCGCGGCGCGTGTTCAGCTGA
- a CDS encoding GlxA family transcriptional regulator yields the protein MQVAVLVLPQVMDSSLSITLDVISAANQLAGYQGRAAPFSVVTAGLGRRVQAGSGLHIGGLTPLRALGVPALVVVPGARLALPAQLDAWLASPPLRRAIGWLRQQAEQGAAVAASCAGTFVLAEAGLLQGRTATTTWWLAPHFRQRYPGVELDMQQMVVGDAQVRCGGAAFSQADLMLELVASHAGPALAQDCARYLMLDRRSSQMRYAIPGHLARQHPVIGEAERWIRQRLHQPIHIGELAAALHLTPRTLARRFDSSLGMSPLRFVQRLRVEQARHLIDTARLPLQTVAERVGYADAATLRRLLLRESGSARRP from the coding sequence ATGCAAGTGGCCGTCCTCGTGCTCCCCCAGGTGATGGACAGCAGCCTCTCGATCACGCTGGACGTGATCTCGGCCGCCAACCAGCTGGCCGGGTACCAGGGCCGGGCAGCGCCCTTCAGCGTGGTGACCGCCGGCCTCGGCCGCCGCGTGCAGGCGGGCTCGGGCTTGCACATCGGTGGACTGACGCCCTTGCGCGCGCTTGGCGTGCCGGCGCTGGTGGTGGTGCCCGGCGCACGGCTGGCCCTGCCGGCACAGCTCGATGCCTGGCTGGCCAGCCCGCCGCTGCGCCGCGCCATTGGCTGGCTGCGGCAACAGGCTGAGCAGGGAGCCGCGGTGGCGGCCTCCTGCGCCGGCACCTTCGTGCTGGCGGAGGCCGGGCTGCTGCAGGGCCGCACCGCCACCACCACCTGGTGGCTGGCCCCGCACTTCCGGCAGCGTTACCCCGGCGTCGAACTCGACATGCAGCAAATGGTGGTGGGCGATGCACAGGTGCGCTGCGGCGGTGCCGCCTTCAGCCAGGCGGACCTGATGCTGGAGCTGGTGGCCAGCCATGCCGGGCCGGCACTTGCGCAGGACTGCGCCCGTTACCTGATGCTCGACCGGCGCAGCAGCCAGATGCGCTACGCCATCCCCGGCCATCTGGCACGCCAGCATCCGGTCATCGGCGAGGCGGAACGCTGGATCCGGCAGCGCCTGCACCAGCCCATCCACATCGGCGAGCTGGCCGCCGCGCTGCACCTGACACCGCGCACGCTGGCCCGCCGCTTCGACAGCAGCCTGGGCATGAGCCCGCTGCGGTTCGTGCAGCGGCTGCGGGTCGAACAGGCCCGGCACCTGATCGACACCGCCCGGCTGCCGCTGCAAACCGTCGCAGAGCGGGTGGGCTATGCCGACGCGGCGACGCTGCGCCGGCTGCTCTTGCGCGAGTCAGGCAGCGCCCGGCGGCCTTGA
- the ligA gene encoding NAD-dependent DNA ligase LigA, with translation MSSSSSPDRDAALARAAELHTQLHHHAYRYYVLDDPEVPDAEYDKLFQELQALETAYPELQTPDSPTQRVGGALLQELASVPHRVPMLSIQTETDTTADGAVAFDARIRKRLGLSPEDPPVDYAAELKFDGLAISLRYEAGLLVRAVTRGNGEQGEDVTANIRTIGQIPLRLLDGAVPAVLEVRGEIYMRRDAFERLNARQREAGERTFINPRNTAAGAVRQLDPKITAQRPLSFYAYGLGEVGDWPGAPDTHSGILDALAAFGLPVSAERTVAHGAEGLVAFHQQVAAKRDALPFDIDGVVYKVNSLALQRQLGFRNREPVWAVAHKYPAQEQTTTVRDIDVQVGRTGKMTPVAKLAPVFVGGVTVTNATLHNQDEITRKDVRIGDTVIVRRAGDVIPEVVSVVLERRPDEVAAGEPWDLYRRLGGHCPVCGSDIVREEGEVDWRCTGGLFCAAQRKQAILHFAQRRALDIEGLGDKLVEQLVDQGLIRTLPELYTLGVAKLSALERMAEKSAQNLVAALESSKRTTLGRFLFGLGIRHVGEATAKDLARHFGQLDRIMDASVEQLLEVNDVGPVVAESIHTFFEQPHNREVVEQLRAAGVHWEEGEGAASSAPRALSGKTFVLTGTLPSMTREEAKELIEAAGGKVAGSVSKKTDFLVAGAEAGSKLAKAQELGVAVLDEDGLRALLAG, from the coding sequence ATGTCCTCTTCCTCCTCTCCCGACCGCGATGCCGCGCTGGCGCGCGCCGCCGAGTTGCACACCCAGCTGCACCACCACGCCTATCGCTATTACGTGCTCGACGATCCCGAGGTCCCGGATGCCGAGTACGACAAGCTCTTCCAGGAGCTGCAAGCGCTGGAGACCGCCTATCCCGAGCTGCAGACACCCGACTCGCCCACGCAGCGCGTCGGCGGCGCGCTGTTGCAGGAGCTCGCCTCGGTGCCGCACCGCGTGCCGATGCTGTCGATCCAGACCGAGACCGACACCACCGCCGACGGGGCGGTGGCCTTCGATGCCCGCATCCGCAAGCGCCTGGGACTGTCGCCCGAAGACCCGCCGGTGGACTATGCCGCCGAGCTGAAGTTCGACGGCCTGGCCATCAGCCTGCGCTACGAGGCCGGCCTGCTGGTGCGCGCCGTCACCCGTGGCAACGGCGAGCAGGGCGAGGACGTCACGGCCAACATCCGCACCATCGGCCAGATCCCGCTGCGCCTGCTCGACGGTGCCGTGCCGGCGGTGCTGGAGGTGCGCGGCGAGATCTACATGCGCCGCGATGCCTTCGAACGCCTCAACGCCCGGCAGCGCGAGGCAGGCGAGCGCACCTTCATCAACCCGCGCAACACCGCCGCCGGAGCGGTGCGCCAGCTCGACCCCAAGATCACGGCGCAGCGGCCGCTGTCCTTCTATGCCTATGGCCTGGGCGAGGTGGGCGACTGGCCCGGTGCGCCTGACACGCACAGCGGCATCCTGGACGCCCTGGCCGCCTTCGGCCTGCCGGTCAGCGCAGAACGCACGGTGGCCCACGGTGCCGAGGGGCTGGTGGCCTTTCACCAGCAGGTGGCGGCCAAGCGTGACGCGCTGCCCTTCGACATCGACGGTGTGGTCTACAAGGTCAACAGCCTGGCGCTGCAGCGCCAGCTCGGCTTTCGCAACCGTGAGCCGGTGTGGGCGGTGGCGCACAAGTACCCCGCCCAGGAGCAGACCACCACCGTGCGCGACATCGATGTGCAGGTCGGGCGCACCGGCAAGATGACGCCGGTGGCCAAGCTGGCGCCGGTGTTCGTCGGCGGCGTGACGGTGACCAATGCGACCCTGCACAACCAGGACGAAATCACCCGCAAGGATGTGCGCATCGGCGACACCGTCATCGTGCGGCGCGCCGGCGACGTCATTCCGGAGGTGGTGTCGGTGGTGCTGGAGCGGCGCCCCGACGAGGTCGCCGCGGGCGAGCCCTGGGACCTGTACCGCCGCCTGGGCGGCCATTGCCCGGTGTGCGGCTCCGACATCGTGCGCGAGGAAGGCGAGGTGGATTGGCGCTGCACCGGCGGCCTGTTCTGCGCCGCCCAGCGCAAGCAAGCCATCCTGCACTTCGCGCAGCGCCGCGCGCTCGACATCGAGGGCCTGGGCGACAAGCTGGTCGAGCAGCTGGTGGACCAGGGGCTGATCCGGACGTTGCCCGAGCTGTACACGCTGGGGGTGGCCAAGCTCTCCGCGCTGGAGCGCATGGCCGAGAAATCGGCGCAGAACCTGGTGGCGGCGCTCGAATCGTCCAAGCGCACGACGCTCGGCCGCTTCCTGTTCGGCCTGGGCATCCGCCATGTCGGCGAAGCCACCGCGAAAGACCTTGCCCGCCACTTCGGGCAGCTTGACCGCATCATGGACGCCAGCGTGGAGCAGCTGCTGGAGGTCAACGATGTCGGGCCGGTGGTGGCCGAGAGCATCCACACCTTCTTCGAGCAGCCGCACAACCGCGAGGTGGTGGAGCAGTTGCGCGCCGCCGGCGTGCACTGGGAGGAGGGCGAAGGCGCGGCCAGCAGTGCGCCGCGTGCCCTGAGCGGCAAGACCTTCGTGCTCACGGGAACGCTTCCCTCGATGACGCGCGAGGAGGCCAAGGAGCTGATCGAGGCGGCGGGCGGTAAAGTCGCCGGCTCGGTGTCCAAGAAGACCGATTTCCTGGTGGCGGGGGCCGAGGCAGGCAGCAAGCTGGCCAAGGCCCAGGAACTGGGCGTGGCAGTGCTGGACGAGGACGGCCTGCGCGCCTTGTTGGCCGGCTGA
- a CDS encoding sensor histidine kinase has protein sequence MEHRGKESFVHLHERMQYALQAAQAIAWDWDLARARATRLGPVREMLGIEADASPEAFFELIVPDDRDRVRQALQHTMESGEPYAAEFRVAPAGLPTRWVEGRGRPVMDERGRCVRMSGVLLDIGARKRAELALARSEARQEQEIAALRRLHAISLSIGQADDLDRLLQSIVDAATEVTGASMGSLQLYDPANGSLTLRAGRGLDRDFQAYFATVAHGAAACGTALARRQRVVVEDIDRAELFRHPETLAVLHAAGVRALQATPLLSRAGQPIGVLSTHWSTPGCPPEYRLRVVDLLARQAADLIERQRADAEKARLLQSEQRARAEAQEANRQKDEFLALVSHELRTPLAAVLNWARVLQARHVGEADLQAGLAVIAQNAQSQTRLIEDLLDTRGIVEGRIKLERMEIELGSLLQEACAAVRPAAESKSITIQLRLDTAPLRLQADPARLQQVVGNLLGNAVKFTPEGGRVTVSLASRGGWACITVSDTGRGIKPEFLPHVFDRFRQQEAATSRRHGGLGLGLAIVRELTRLHGGSVRVDSDGDGCGTVFTVELPLSSPGACDNGLPLHARQRIDPQRRAGTAGP, from the coding sequence ATGGAACACCGAGGCAAGGAGTCCTTCGTCCACCTGCACGAGCGGATGCAGTATGCGCTGCAGGCGGCCCAGGCCATCGCATGGGACTGGGACCTGGCCCGGGCGCGCGCCACCCGGCTGGGACCGGTGAGGGAGATGCTGGGCATCGAGGCCGACGCCTCGCCGGAAGCGTTCTTCGAGCTCATCGTGCCGGATGATCGCGATCGTGTCCGGCAGGCGCTGCAGCACACCATGGAAAGCGGCGAGCCGTATGCCGCCGAATTCCGGGTGGCGCCCGCCGGCCTGCCGACGCGCTGGGTGGAAGGCCGGGGACGGCCGGTGATGGATGAGCGCGGCCGCTGTGTGCGCATGAGCGGCGTGCTGCTGGACATCGGCGCCCGCAAGCGGGCCGAGCTGGCGCTGGCCCGCAGCGAGGCACGGCAGGAGCAGGAGATCGCGGCCTTGCGCCGCCTGCATGCCATCAGCCTGTCGATCGGCCAGGCCGACGACCTCGACCGGCTGCTGCAGAGCATCGTCGACGCCGCCACGGAAGTGACCGGCGCGAGCATGGGGTCGCTGCAGCTCTACGACCCCGCCAATGGCAGCCTGACGCTGCGCGCCGGCCGCGGGCTGGACCGCGACTTCCAGGCCTATTTCGCGACCGTCGCCCACGGCGCAGCGGCCTGCGGCACCGCGCTGGCGCGGCGCCAGCGCGTTGTGGTGGAGGACATCGACCGGGCCGAGCTGTTTCGCCATCCTGAGACGCTCGCGGTGTTGCATGCCGCCGGCGTGCGGGCACTGCAGGCGACGCCGCTGCTCAGCCGGGCCGGCCAGCCCATCGGCGTGCTCTCGACCCACTGGAGCACGCCGGGCTGCCCGCCGGAATATCGCCTCAGAGTGGTGGACCTGCTGGCACGCCAGGCGGCCGACCTGATCGAGCGCCAGCGGGCCGATGCCGAGAAGGCACGGCTGCTGCAAAGCGAGCAGCGGGCCCGTGCCGAGGCGCAGGAGGCGAACCGGCAGAAAGACGAGTTCCTGGCGCTGGTCTCGCACGAGCTGCGCACGCCACTGGCGGCGGTGCTGAACTGGGCCCGCGTGCTGCAGGCACGGCATGTCGGCGAAGCGGACCTGCAGGCCGGGCTGGCGGTGATCGCCCAGAACGCCCAGTCGCAGACCCGGCTGATCGAAGACCTGCTGGACACCCGTGGCATCGTCGAAGGCCGCATCAAGCTCGAACGCATGGAGATCGAGCTGGGCAGCCTGCTGCAGGAGGCCTGCGCGGCGGTGCGGCCGGCAGCCGAAAGCAAGTCCATCACCATCCAGCTGCGCCTGGACACCGCGCCGCTGCGCCTGCAGGCCGACCCGGCGCGCTTGCAGCAGGTGGTGGGCAACCTGCTGGGCAACGCGGTCAAGTTCACGCCCGAAGGTGGGCGGGTCACGGTGAGCCTGGCCAGCCGGGGTGGCTGGGCCTGCATCACGGTGAGCGACACCGGGCGCGGCATCAAGCCCGAGTTCCTGCCCCATGTGTTCGACCGCTTCCGCCAGCAGGAGGCAGCCACCAGCCGTCGCCACGGCGGCCTGGGGCTGGGCCTGGCCATCGTGCGCGAACTGACGCGCCTGCACGGCGGCAGCGTCCGCGTCGACAGCGACGGTGACGGCTGCGGCACCGTGTTCACCGTGGAGCTGCCGCTGTCCTCGCCAGGTGCCTGCGACAATGGCCTGCCGCTGCATGCGCGGCAGCGCATCGACCCGCAGCGGCGCGCCGGCACGGCCGGGCCTTGA
- the def gene encoding peptide deformylase gives MAIREILKMGDPRLLRVAQPVRDFDTPALHALVGDLFDTMRAARGAGLAAPQIGVDLAVVIFGFGSNQRYPDAPPVPETVLVNPAIVPLGDSEEEGWEGCLSVPGLRGVVPRPARIRYSGFDVRGQRIEREAEGFHARVVQHECDHLQGVLYPMRVRDFSRFGFTSVLFPELDAASDD, from the coding sequence ATGGCGATCAGAGAGATCCTGAAGATGGGGGACCCGCGCCTGTTGCGCGTGGCGCAGCCGGTGCGCGATTTCGATACACCGGCGCTGCATGCGCTGGTGGGCGACTTGTTCGACACCATGCGGGCGGCCCGGGGCGCGGGCCTGGCGGCGCCGCAGATCGGCGTGGACCTGGCGGTGGTGATCTTCGGCTTCGGCAGCAACCAGCGCTATCCCGACGCGCCACCGGTGCCGGAGACGGTGCTGGTCAACCCGGCCATCGTGCCGCTGGGCGACAGCGAGGAAGAAGGCTGGGAGGGCTGCCTCTCGGTGCCCGGCCTGCGCGGGGTGGTGCCGCGCCCTGCACGCATCCGCTACAGCGGCTTCGACGTTCGCGGCCAACGCATCGAGCGTGAGGCCGAAGGCTTCCACGCCCGGGTGGTGCAGCACGAGTGCGATCACCTGCAGGGCGTGCTCTACCCGATGCGCGTGCGCGACTTCAGCCGCTTCGGCTTCACCTCGGTGCTGTTTCCCGAACTGGACGCCGCGAGCGACGACTGA